From Brevibacterium ihuae, the proteins below share one genomic window:
- a CDS encoding c-type cytochrome has product MKLLAERRRHPMALVVLLLVGLLMTGGAYAMFTSNSTANAEEYTAADVEEGEKLFVTNCATCHGMNAEGTENGPGLIGVGAAAVDFQVGTGRMPLQMSGPQAPVKTPQFSEEQISQMAAYVASLGPGPAVPEDEYLDTAQGDAAAGGGLFRTNCAMCHNVVGSGGALTRGKYAPNLSEVSEKHLYEAMQTGPQNMPIFNDANLTPEQKRDVITYVREVSEQPSPGGAKLGSLGPVAEGLFIWFFGLAAVIGITVWLSARSK; this is encoded by the coding sequence GTGAAGCTTCTAGCCGAACGACGCCGGCACCCCATGGCCCTCGTGGTCCTGCTGCTCGTCGGTCTGTTGATGACCGGCGGCGCATACGCGATGTTCACCTCGAACAGCACGGCGAATGCCGAGGAGTACACCGCAGCCGACGTGGAGGAGGGCGAGAAGCTCTTCGTCACCAACTGCGCCACCTGCCACGGCATGAACGCCGAGGGCACCGAGAACGGCCCCGGCCTCATCGGCGTCGGCGCCGCGGCGGTCGACTTCCAGGTGGGAACCGGACGCATGCCGCTGCAGATGAGCGGCCCGCAGGCCCCGGTGAAGACCCCGCAGTTCAGCGAGGAGCAGATCTCGCAGATGGCCGCCTATGTCGCCTCGCTCGGCCCCGGACCGGCAGTTCCGGAGGACGAGTACCTCGACACCGCGCAGGGCGATGCGGCCGCCGGCGGTGGCCTGTTCCGCACGAACTGCGCCATGTGCCACAACGTCGTCGGATCCGGCGGCGCCCTGACCCGCGGCAAGTACGCGCCGAACCTCTCCGAGGTCTCCGAGAAGCACCTATACGAGGCCATGCAGACCGGCCCGCAGAACATGCCGATCTTCAACGATGCGAACCTCACCCCCGAGCAGAAGCGCGACGTCATCACCTACGTGCGCGAGGTCTCCGAGCAGCCGTCCCCCGGCGGTGCCAAGCTCGGCTCGCTCGGCCCGGTCGCCGAAGGCCTGTTCATCTGGTTCTTCGGACTCGCGGCAGTCATCGGCATCACCGTGTGGCTCTCGGCCCGGTCGAAGTGA
- the coxB gene encoding cytochrome c oxidase subunit II gives MTALLSGCSREVWEVGFLPVESKGATSHTEAYTALWTGGWIAALLVGLVTWGLLLWCIIAYRRKKTDRGLPVQLAYNMPIEILYTVIPVILVVGFFFHNVSALEKTIDDETPGEQVIEVVGKQWAWDFNYVTEDVHYAGVQVNLDGTEQPGIDAPTLYLPADTDIELVMRSRDVIHSFWVPAFLEKRDMIPGRESSIHLRPLKEGTYVGKCAELCGEFHAEMLFNVEVVPENEFIEYTDSLREQGNTGILGPDYDRTEWYQNPYEQEEGAEQ, from the coding sequence ATGACAGCCCTCCTCTCCGGGTGTTCCCGCGAGGTCTGGGAGGTCGGGTTCTTACCCGTCGAGTCCAAGGGAGCCACCTCCCACACGGAGGCCTACACGGCGCTGTGGACCGGCGGCTGGATCGCGGCGCTGCTCGTCGGTCTCGTCACCTGGGGCCTGCTGCTCTGGTGCATCATCGCCTACCGGCGCAAGAAGACCGATCGCGGTCTGCCCGTGCAGCTCGCGTACAACATGCCCATCGAGATCCTCTACACCGTCATCCCGGTGATCCTCGTCGTGGGCTTCTTCTTCCACAACGTCAGCGCCCTCGAGAAGACCATCGACGACGAGACGCCGGGAGAGCAGGTCATCGAGGTCGTCGGCAAGCAGTGGGCCTGGGACTTCAACTATGTGACCGAGGACGTCCACTACGCCGGCGTCCAGGTCAACCTCGACGGCACCGAGCAGCCCGGCATCGACGCACCGACGCTCTACCTGCCGGCCGACACCGACATCGAACTCGTCATGCGCTCGCGCGACGTCATCCACTCCTTCTGGGTCCCCGCCTTCCTCGAGAAGCGCGACATGATCCCGGGACGCGAGTCGTCGATCCACCTTCGTCCCCTCAAGGAGGGCACCTACGTGGGCAAGTGCGCCGAGCTCTGCGGTGAGTTCCACGCAGAGATGCTCTTCAACGTCGAGGTCGTTCCGGAGAACGAGTTCATCGAATACACGGACAGCCTGCGCGAGCAGGGCAACACCGGCATCCTCGGCCCGGATTACGACCGCACCGAGTGGTACCAGAATCCCTATGAGCAGGAAGAGGGGGCTGAACAATGA
- a CDS encoding cytochrome c oxidase subunit 4, whose translation MKTAAIIFSSGILFFLPIGFIYGFLTDFQELVGFPAILLVGLMSLMIGGYLFLHHRSIGKIAADDLDGEISDEPYEYGFYSPWSWWPITVATGAGMCFFGVAVGWWIVPFGAVIALIGLVGLVYEYDRGNHAH comes from the coding sequence GTGAAGACCGCCGCAATCATCTTCAGCTCGGGGATCCTGTTCTTCCTCCCCATCGGATTCATCTACGGGTTCCTCACCGATTTCCAGGAGCTCGTCGGGTTCCCGGCGATCCTCCTCGTGGGCCTCATGTCGCTCATGATCGGTGGGTACCTGTTCCTTCACCACCGGAGCATCGGAAAGATCGCCGCCGACGACCTCGACGGTGAGATCTCCGACGAGCCGTACGAGTACGGGTTCTACAGCCCGTGGAGCTGGTGGCCCATCACCGTGGCCACCGGTGCCGGAATGTGCTTCTTCGGCGTGGCCGTCGGATGGTGGATCGTGCCCTTCGGCGCGGTCATCGCCCTCATCGGCCTGGTCGGTCTCGTGTACGAGTACGACCGAGGCAACCACGCACACTGA
- a CDS encoding DUF3043 domain-containing protein yields the protein MFGRNKNPETTAPTGSTADDPASAVDGSEPVVDDRTAPTNPAEAKKNRPTPKRSAQQAARKRPLVPDDRKEANRRARDEMRKQRDQARVGVMQGDERYLTSRDRGPQRRYVRDFVDARWSISEFFIPLALIVLVFGMFGGPDFQVIANVIVYGILALVILDSVVLNYRLKARMADKFGGKEKLEKGLTFYLVMRSIQMRPLRIPKPQVKRGEFPH from the coding sequence GTGTTTGGACGGAACAAGAACCCTGAGACCACGGCCCCGACGGGCTCGACCGCTGACGACCCCGCATCCGCGGTCGACGGGAGCGAGCCGGTCGTCGACGACCGCACCGCACCGACGAATCCCGCCGAGGCGAAGAAGAACCGTCCCACTCCCAAGCGTAGCGCGCAGCAGGCCGCCCGCAAGCGGCCGCTCGTGCCCGACGACCGCAAGGAGGCCAACCGCCGGGCCCGCGACGAGATGCGCAAGCAGCGCGACCAGGCGCGGGTCGGGGTCATGCAGGGCGATGAGCGCTACCTCACCTCCCGCGACCGCGGGCCGCAGCGGCGCTACGTGCGCGACTTCGTCGACGCGCGCTGGTCGATCAGCGAGTTCTTCATCCCCCTCGCTCTCATCGTCCTCGTCTTCGGCATGTTCGGCGGCCCGGACTTCCAGGTCATCGCGAACGTCATCGTCTACGGCATCCTCGCGCTCGTCATCCTCGACAGCGTCGTCCTCAACTACCGCCTCAAGGCGCGGATGGCCGACAAGTTCGGCGGTAAAGAGAAACTCGAGAAGGGCCTGACGTTCTACCTCGTCATGCGCTCGATCCAGATGCGCCCGCTGCGCATCCCCAAGCCGCAGGTCAAGCGCGGCGAGTTCCCCCACTGA
- a CDS encoding HesB/IscA family protein, which produces MTVTNEAAPVHEVDLSTAAADKVRSLLQQEGRDDLRLRVAVQPGGCSGLIYQLYFDERFLDGDAVRDFDGVEVIVDRMSVPYLNGSTIDFSDTIEKQGFTIDNPNAGGSCACGDSFH; this is translated from the coding sequence ATGACAGTCACGAACGAAGCCGCACCGGTGCACGAAGTCGATCTCTCCACCGCTGCCGCCGACAAGGTCCGCAGCCTGCTCCAGCAGGAGGGGCGCGACGACCTGCGGCTCCGCGTCGCCGTGCAGCCCGGCGGCTGCTCGGGGCTGATCTACCAGCTGTACTTCGACGAGCGCTTCCTCGACGGCGACGCCGTCCGCGACTTCGACGGCGTCGAGGTCATCGTCGACCGCATGAGCGTCCCGTACCTCAACGGTTCGACGATCGACTTCTCCGACACGATCGAGAAGCAGGGCTTCACCATCGACAATCCCAACGCGGGCGGCTCGTGCGCCTGCGGCGACTCCTTCCACTGA
- a CDS encoding cytochrome b, with amino-acid sequence MSTAPATTAVGKAAQFTESRVGASKMVKEFGRKIFPSHWSFMLGEVALYTFIILVLTGTFLTFWFKPAMGELHYEGPFIPLKGVEMSEAYASTLAISFEIRGGLFIRQMHHWAALLFMAAVSIHALRIFFTGAFRRPREINWLIGIALVALGMGAGFTGYSLPDDLLSGNGLRIIDGILKSIPLVGTYISFFLFGGEFPGTDIVSRLYSLHIMIVPALLIAAIAVHLMFVVVHKHTQWPGAGHTEKNVVGEPVLPTFAAKGGGFFFMIFGLLALLSGFFTINPVWNYGPYDPSPVSAGTQPDWYIGWMDGFLRIIPGWAEFYIFGWPISFNIFSAVLIAGLLFGAMAVWPFVEAWLTKDYREHHILDRPRNNPTRTALGVAAVVWYCVMWAAASGDLMAVFFHMSLNDMIYIFRALFFIGPIVAYIVTKRICLGLQRKDREIILHGYESGEIIRLPHGEYQERHKVHSDHKVWALSAFESPEYIPAQPGPDGRISKWEKRRATIAKFFYEDRVAPVTKAELDAAHHDHGAHDVGAGSHSSGQITSGH; translated from the coding sequence ATGAGCACAGCACCTGCGACGACCGCCGTCGGAAAAGCGGCACAGTTCACCGAGAGCCGCGTCGGCGCCTCGAAGATGGTCAAGGAGTTCGGACGGAAGATCTTCCCGTCCCACTGGTCCTTCATGCTCGGCGAGGTGGCGCTCTACACCTTCATCATCCTCGTCCTCACCGGTACGTTCCTCACGTTCTGGTTCAAGCCGGCGATGGGCGAGCTCCACTACGAGGGTCCGTTCATCCCGCTCAAGGGCGTCGAGATGTCCGAGGCCTACGCCTCGACCCTGGCGATCTCGTTCGAGATCCGCGGAGGCCTGTTCATCCGTCAGATGCACCACTGGGCAGCGCTGCTGTTCATGGCCGCGGTGAGCATCCACGCCCTCCGCATCTTCTTCACCGGCGCGTTCCGCCGCCCGCGTGAGATCAACTGGCTCATCGGCATCGCCCTCGTCGCGCTCGGCATGGGTGCCGGCTTCACCGGCTACTCGCTGCCCGACGATCTGCTCTCCGGCAACGGCCTGCGGATCATCGACGGCATCCTCAAGAGCATCCCGCTCGTCGGCACCTACATCTCGTTCTTCCTCTTCGGTGGCGAGTTCCCGGGAACCGACATCGTCTCCCGTCTCTACTCGCTCCACATCATGATCGTGCCCGCACTGCTCATCGCAGCGATCGCGGTCCACCTGATGTTCGTCGTCGTGCACAAGCACACCCAGTGGCCGGGTGCCGGTCACACCGAGAAGAACGTCGTCGGTGAGCCCGTCCTCCCGACCTTCGCGGCCAAGGGCGGCGGCTTCTTCTTCATGATCTTCGGTCTGTTGGCGCTGCTGTCCGGGTTCTTCACCATCAACCCGGTGTGGAACTACGGACCGTACGACCCCTCCCCCGTGTCCGCCGGCACCCAGCCGGACTGGTACATCGGATGGATGGACGGATTCCTCCGCATCATCCCGGGCTGGGCCGAGTTCTACATCTTCGGATGGCCGATCAGCTTCAACATCTTCTCCGCCGTCCTCATCGCCGGTCTCCTCTTCGGTGCTATGGCCGTCTGGCCCTTCGTCGAGGCGTGGCTGACCAAGGACTACCGCGAGCACCACATCCTCGATCGCCCGCGCAACAACCCCACGCGCACCGCGCTCGGCGTCGCCGCAGTCGTCTGGTACTGCGTGATGTGGGCCGCCGCCTCGGGCGACCTCATGGCGGTGTTCTTCCACATGTCGCTCAACGACATGATCTACATCTTCCGCGCCCTGTTCTTCATCGGACCGATCGTCGCGTACATCGTGACCAAGCGGATCTGCCTGGGACTCCAGCGGAAGGATCGCGAGATCATCCTCCACGGGTACGAGAGCGGCGAGATCATCCGTCTGCCGCACGGCGAGTACCAGGAGCGTCACAAGGTGCACTCCGACCACAAGGTCTGGGCTCTGTCCGCCTTCGAGTCGCCCGAGTACATCCCCGCGCAGCCGGGTCCCGACGGCCGGATCTCGAAGTGGGAGAAGCGTCGCGCCACGATCGCGAAGTTCTTCTACGAGGATCGTGTCGCACCGGTGACCAAGGCTGAGCTCGACGCCGCACACCACGATCACGGTGCGCACGACGTCGGTGCCGGCTCGCACTCGAGCGGGCAGATCACCTCGGGTCACTGA
- the ctaD gene encoding cytochrome c oxidase subunit I produces MTAVAENRSTTAVTRDPLPRSKGRIVVDWITSTDHKTIGYMYLIASFIFFCIGGVMALLIRLELFEPGMQIIETKEQYNQLFTMHGTIMLLMFATPLFSGFANVIMPLQIGAPDVAFPRLNAFAFWLFLFGSLIAVAGFLTPQGAASFGWTAYAPLSNTTFTPGVGGHLWVMGLAFQGFGTILGSVNFITTIITMRAPGMTMFRMPIFTWNVLITGILVMMAFPPLAAALLALGADRILGAHVFSPENGGPILWQHLFWFFGHPEVYVIALPFFGIVSEIFPAFSRKPIFGYKGLVYATIAIAALSVTVWAHHMYVTGAVLLPFFAFMTMLIAVPTGVKIYNWIGTMWRGSLTFETPMLWSLGFLVSFVFGGLTGVILASPVLDQQVSDSYFVVAHFHYVIFGTVVFAMFAGFYFWWPKWTGRMLNESLGKIHFWLLFIGFHMTFLIQHWMGADGMPRRYADFLPQDGWTWMNQISTVGSLILGLSMIPFFWNVWVTARKAPKVTVNDPWGYGSSLEWATSCPPPRHNFTSLPRIRSERPAFDANHPELLELAGYDRDAYTVVERKHS; encoded by the coding sequence ATGACAGCCGTCGCTGAGAACCGGTCCACGACCGCGGTGACCCGGGATCCGCTCCCCAGGAGCAAGGGTCGGATCGTCGTCGACTGGATCACCTCCACCGACCACAAGACCATCGGGTACATGTACCTGATCGCCTCCTTCATCTTCTTCTGCATCGGCGGCGTCATGGCGCTGCTCATCCGGCTCGAGCTGTTCGAGCCCGGGATGCAGATCATCGAGACGAAGGAGCAGTACAACCAGCTGTTCACCATGCACGGCACGATCATGCTGCTGATGTTCGCGACCCCGCTGTTCTCCGGGTTCGCCAATGTCATCATGCCGCTGCAGATCGGCGCGCCGGACGTCGCGTTCCCGCGTCTCAACGCCTTCGCGTTCTGGCTCTTCCTGTTCGGCAGCCTCATCGCGGTCGCCGGCTTCCTCACCCCGCAGGGTGCGGCCTCCTTCGGCTGGACCGCCTACGCCCCGCTGTCGAACACGACGTTCACCCCGGGGGTCGGCGGACACCTGTGGGTCATGGGCCTGGCGTTCCAGGGCTTCGGCACGATCCTCGGCTCGGTGAACTTCATCACCACGATCATCACCATGCGTGCGCCGGGCATGACGATGTTCCGGATGCCGATCTTCACCTGGAACGTCCTCATCACCGGCATCCTCGTGATGATGGCCTTCCCGCCGCTGGCCGCCGCGCTGCTCGCGCTCGGTGCGGACCGCATCCTCGGTGCCCACGTGTTCAGCCCGGAGAACGGTGGGCCGATCCTCTGGCAGCACCTGTTCTGGTTCTTCGGCCACCCCGAGGTGTACGTCATCGCACTGCCGTTCTTCGGCATCGTGTCGGAGATCTTCCCGGCCTTCAGCCGCAAGCCGATCTTCGGATACAAGGGCCTCGTCTACGCGACGATCGCGATCGCCGCGCTGTCCGTCACCGTGTGGGCCCACCACATGTACGTCACCGGTGCGGTCCTCCTCCCGTTCTTCGCGTTCATGACGATGCTCATCGCGGTGCCGACGGGTGTGAAGATCTACAACTGGATCGGCACGATGTGGCGCGGTTCCCTGACCTTCGAGACTCCGATGCTCTGGTCCCTCGGGTTCCTCGTGTCGTTCGTGTTCGGCGGGCTGACCGGGGTCATCCTCGCCAGCCCGGTCCTCGATCAGCAGGTGTCCGATTCGTACTTCGTCGTCGCCCACTTCCACTACGTCATCTTCGGCACGGTCGTGTTCGCGATGTTCGCCGGCTTCTACTTCTGGTGGCCGAAGTGGACGGGGCGGATGCTCAACGAGTCGCTCGGCAAGATCCACTTCTGGCTGCTGTTCATCGGCTTCCACATGACGTTCCTGATCCAGCACTGGATGGGTGCCGATGGCATGCCGCGCCGGTACGCGGACTTCCTGCCGCAGGACGGCTGGACGTGGATGAACCAGATCTCCACCGTAGGTTCGCTGATCCTGGGTCTGTCGATGATCCCGTTCTTCTGGAACGTCTGGGTCACCGCCCGCAAGGCACCGAAGGTCACGGTGAACGACCCGTGGGGCTACGGCTCCTCCCTCGAGTGGGCGACCTCGTGCCCGCCGCCGCGCCACAACTTCACCTCGCTGCCCCGGATCCGCTCCGAGCGCCCCGCGTTCGATGCGAACCACCCGGAGCTGCTCGAACTGGCCGGCTACGACCGTGACGCGTACACCGTGGTGGAGAGGAAGCATTCGTGA
- a CDS encoding cytochrome c oxidase subunit 3 has translation MGNNGGVSTATASHTAPVHPVVNRPNTTTVGFIVWLSSELMFFAALFAMYFTIRSVVPDMWAQETEKLAFWFALGNTSILVLSSVTCQLGVFKAEHFKPRRTGGLLNLGKWGLVEWYYLSFVLGAIFIGGQVFEYATLVSEGVAINSNAYGSVFYLTTGFHGLHVAGGLIAFLLVIGRTYAAKKFGHREAVFAICVSYYWHFVDVVWVGLFAVIYILQ, from the coding sequence CTGGGTAATAATGGGGGCGTGTCCACTGCCACTGCATCTCACACAGCGCCGGTTCATCCAGTCGTCAACAGGCCGAACACGACAACCGTAGGGTTCATCGTGTGGCTGTCGAGCGAGCTGATGTTCTTCGCCGCGCTCTTCGCCATGTACTTCACGATCCGCTCGGTCGTCCCCGACATGTGGGCGCAGGAGACGGAGAAGCTCGCCTTCTGGTTCGCGCTCGGCAACACCTCGATCCTGGTGCTGTCGTCGGTGACCTGCCAGCTGGGCGTCTTCAAGGCCGAGCACTTCAAGCCGCGCCGCACCGGCGGCCTGCTCAACCTCGGCAAATGGGGCCTCGTCGAGTGGTACTACCTCTCCTTCGTCCTCGGAGCGATCTTCATCGGCGGACAGGTCTTCGAGTACGCGACCTTGGTGTCCGAGGGCGTCGCGATCAACTCGAACGCCTACGGCTCGGTCTTCTACCTCACCACCGGGTTCCACGGACTCCACGTGGCCGGCGGTCTCATCGCCTTCCTGCTCGTCATCGGGCGCACCTACGCAGCGAAGAAGTTCGGGCACCGGGAAGCCGTGTTCGCGATCTGCGTGTCGTACTACTGGCACTTCGTCGACGTCGTGTGGGTCGGCCTCTTCGCAGTGATCTACATCCTCCAGTGA
- a CDS encoding ubiquinol-cytochrome c reductase iron-sulfur subunit, which translates to MTSKQHTAEHGSQLEQVNGFTNPGIPEHSPRVTDSSPAAERTAERQIAGWFILSMIGTIWFIVSYFLFPIEDGEMGSIRLQNAMLGLGATLALFSIGVGVVLWAKTLITDVEVVESRHDIAGSEEDQAIALEIIEQAKEESGIARRPLLRNTLIAAVAIAPLPALLVFRDLGPLPGNKLFETLWGPGVRLVQDPGMVPHEDRYIRAEDVTIGSAFHVIPEKMYESEHPLNEKAKAAVLLMRVDPRELNTDPAKEDWGVDGIVAYSKICTHVGCPVALYEHQTHHLLCPCHQSTFDVTNHCAVIFGPAKRPLPQLPIAVDDEGYLVAQRDFVDPVGPTFWEINTRETSEQ; encoded by the coding sequence ATGACCTCGAAACAGCACACTGCCGAGCACGGCAGCCAGCTCGAGCAGGTGAACGGGTTCACCAATCCTGGTATCCCCGAACACTCGCCGCGAGTGACCGACAGCAGCCCGGCTGCGGAGCGCACGGCAGAACGCCAGATCGCGGGATGGTTCATCCTCTCGATGATCGGCACCATCTGGTTCATCGTGTCGTACTTCCTCTTCCCCATCGAGGACGGCGAGATGGGGAGCATCCGCCTGCAGAACGCGATGCTCGGCCTCGGTGCCACACTCGCGCTGTTCTCCATCGGCGTCGGCGTCGTCCTCTGGGCGAAGACCCTCATCACCGATGTCGAGGTCGTCGAGTCGCGGCATGACATCGCCGGATCCGAAGAGGACCAGGCGATCGCTCTCGAGATCATCGAGCAGGCCAAGGAGGAATCGGGCATCGCCCGCCGTCCGCTCCTGCGCAACACGCTCATCGCCGCGGTCGCGATCGCTCCGCTGCCGGCCCTCCTCGTCTTCCGCGACCTCGGTCCGCTCCCGGGCAACAAGCTCTTCGAGACCCTCTGGGGACCCGGCGTCCGTCTCGTCCAGGACCCGGGAATGGTGCCGCACGAGGACCGCTACATCCGCGCCGAGGACGTCACCATCGGCTCGGCCTTCCACGTCATCCCGGAGAAGATGTACGAGTCGGAGCACCCGCTCAACGAGAAGGCCAAGGCAGCCGTGCTCCTCATGCGCGTCGATCCCCGGGAGCTCAACACGGATCCGGCCAAGGAGGACTGGGGTGTCGACGGCATCGTCGCCTACTCCAAGATCTGCACCCACGTCGGCTGCCCCGTCGCCCTCTACGAGCACCAGACCCACCACCTCCTGTGCCCGTGCCACCAGTCGACCTTCGACGTGACCAACCACTGCGCGGTCATCTTCGGCCCGGCCAAACGTCCGCTTCCGCAGCTTCCCATCGCCGTCGATGACGAGGGCTACCTGGTCGCTCAGCGCGACTTCGTGGACCCTGTCGGCCCGACCTTCTGGGAGATCAACACCAGGGAGACCTCCGAGCAATGA
- a CDS encoding dipeptidase: MTDPNPQTPRPLDPTALRSALDARMPEVLDTLTRLVAIPGVAWPTLDRRHVEDSAAEVARLARAVGFETVDVLTAQTPDGEAGYPAVVASIPAPPGRPTVLLYAHHDVQPVGDERLWNTPPFDATVAGDRLFGRGAADDKAGIMVHLTALELLGDSLDVGVVLFVEGEEEAGSPSFRDFLDRHRDRLAADVIIVADSGNWAAGVPALTSSLRGMAALEFTVRTLDHAVHSGMYGGLVPDAMLAMTRLLGTLHDEDGSVAVAGLHGHDGIDVDYAEADLRRDSGVLPSTALIGTGSLASRLWTRPAVTVIGLDVPAVDDSSNTLQDALRAKLSIRLAPGDTPESALRAVKEHLRAHVPFGARIELGAEESGSPWQADLDDPVTAIAHGALSDGFGAECVHMGLGGSIPFIADLTEVFPEASILVTGVEDPDARAHSANESLYLPDFASAIVSEALLLDRLARHRSIGTAGE; encoded by the coding sequence ATGACCGATCCGAATCCGCAGACACCCCGCCCCCTCGACCCCACCGCGCTCCGCTCGGCGCTCGACGCCCGCATGCCCGAGGTCCTCGACACGCTCACTCGGCTCGTCGCGATCCCCGGGGTCGCCTGGCCGACGCTCGATCGGCGACACGTCGAGGACAGCGCCGCGGAGGTGGCGCGGCTCGCCCGGGCTGTCGGATTCGAGACCGTCGACGTCCTCACCGCGCAGACGCCCGACGGCGAGGCGGGGTATCCGGCCGTGGTCGCCTCGATCCCGGCACCGCCCGGACGCCCGACCGTGCTGCTCTATGCCCACCACGATGTCCAGCCGGTCGGCGACGAGCGGCTGTGGAACACGCCTCCGTTCGACGCGACGGTCGCAGGCGATCGACTGTTCGGCCGCGGAGCCGCCGACGACAAGGCCGGCATCATGGTCCACCTCACCGCTCTCGAACTGCTGGGCGACTCGCTCGATGTGGGTGTCGTGCTGTTCGTCGAGGGCGAGGAGGAGGCGGGGTCCCCGAGCTTCCGCGACTTCCTCGACAGGCACCGCGACCGGCTCGCCGCCGACGTCATCATCGTCGCCGACTCCGGGAACTGGGCCGCGGGAGTGCCGGCCCTGACCTCGAGCCTGCGCGGGATGGCCGCGCTCGAGTTCACCGTCCGCACCCTCGACCATGCAGTCCATTCGGGGATGTACGGCGGTCTGGTCCCCGACGCGATGCTCGCCATGACCCGCCTGCTCGGCACCCTCCACGACGAGGACGGCTCGGTTGCGGTGGCCGGGCTCCACGGGCACGACGGCATCGACGTCGACTACGCGGAGGCGGACCTCCGACGCGACTCCGGGGTCCTGCCCTCCACTGCGCTCATCGGCACCGGCTCTCTCGCCTCGCGCCTGTGGACCCGGCCCGCGGTGACGGTGATCGGTCTCGACGTCCCCGCTGTGGACGACTCCTCCAACACCCTCCAGGACGCGCTCCGGGCGAAGCTCTCGATCCGCTTGGCACCGGGGGACACGCCGGAGTCCGCCCTCCGTGCGGTCAAGGAGCACCTCCGTGCCCACGTGCCGTTCGGGGCCAGGATCGAGTTGGGCGCCGAGGAGAGCGGCAGCCCCTGGCAGGCGGATCTCGACGACCCGGTCACTGCGATCGCCCACGGTGCGCTGAGCGACGGGTTCGGTGCCGAATGCGTGCACATGGGACTCGGCGGCTCGATCCCCTTCATCGCGGACCTCACCGAGGTGTTCCCGGAGGCGTCGATCCTCGTCACCGGCGTCGAGGACCCCGACGCCCGGGCGCACAGCGCGAACGAGTCGCTCTACCTCCCCGACTTCGCCTCGGCAATCGTGTCGGAGGCGCTGCTGCTCGACCGCCTCGCCCGTCACCGGTCGATCGGGACGGCCGGGGAATAA
- the aat gene encoding leucyl/phenylalanyl-tRNA--protein transferase yields the protein MDLDDLRAVAGIRSIDQVISAYRAGLFPMGLGDGGAEPIGWWSPRRRGVLRSGELTVSRSLRRSVRRFDWAIDTCFRSVVEACAGSDREGAWITPELIDLYAGLHAAGHAHSVEVFERGRLVGGLYGVAFGSVFAGESMFHRRPDASKVALVRLVEVLDAVESDTPWLIDTQWQTSHLARLGVSEIGAFEYLAALDRARRGDHSQAFLIQ from the coding sequence ATGGACCTGGACGATCTGCGCGCCGTCGCCGGCATCCGCAGCATCGACCAGGTCATCTCCGCGTATCGGGCCGGTCTCTTCCCCATGGGGCTCGGCGACGGGGGAGCGGAGCCGATCGGCTGGTGGTCCCCGCGTCGGCGCGGCGTGCTGCGTTCCGGAGAGCTCACGGTCTCGAGGAGCCTGCGGCGCTCGGTCCGCCGGTTCGACTGGGCGATCGACACGTGCTTCCGGTCCGTCGTCGAGGCGTGCGCCGGCTCCGACCGCGAGGGTGCGTGGATCACCCCTGAGCTCATCGACCTCTACGCCGGGCTCCATGCCGCAGGACATGCCCATTCCGTCGAGGTGTTCGAGCGCGGCCGCCTTGTCGGGGGACTCTACGGCGTGGCGTTCGGCAGCGTGTTCGCCGGCGAGTCGATGTTCCATCGCCGCCCGGACGCCTCGAAGGTCGCACTCGTCCGCCTCGTCGAGGTCCTCGATGCGGTCGAGTCGGACACGCCGTGGCTCATCGACACGCAGTGGCAGACGTCACACCTCGCCCGCCTCGGCGTGTCGGAGATCGGTGCGTTCGAGTACCTCGCGGCCCTCGACCGGGCGCGGAGGGGCGATCATTCGCAGGCTTTTCTCATCCAGTGA